The following coding sequences are from one Papaver somniferum cultivar HN1 unplaced genomic scaffold, ASM357369v1 unplaced-scaffold_8, whole genome shotgun sequence window:
- the LOC113344781 gene encoding F-box/LRR-repeat protein 12-like, whose protein sequence is MEEICRDIAATSIMNLPDDCLLHIFQGLDSSIDRDSFGLSCHRWLHIQNTSRRSLQFNSSLTQYTRSTVSQRRPNISSFNVCKLLTRFQQLSSLSLSGCSELPDSSLSQLQFFGSNLQILNLDCCFRISDTGFCLIATGCPNLKSIGLYRCNITDIGLIAVVKSCSSLQRINLSYCTSISDQGIGFLSQECRQLRSVSISHCRSVTGTGFIGCSETLIHVEADSCKLEPDGISGLVSAGGLEHLNLSDLSWCIHGDGLARIGQGSAVNLRVLNLRMCRNATDEAIMMISKGCPILQEWSLAFCHGITLTGWVTIGSNCHNLEVLHVNRCRNLCDRGLQALRDGCKCRSRLHMNHCGLVSQLAIESFKCRRGSVDIREEELVYIFGFPQLNFT, encoded by the coding sequence ATGGAAGAAATTTGTAGAGACATTGCCGCAACATCAATTATGAACTTGCCAGATGATTGCCTACTTCATATATTTCAAGGGTTAGATAGCTCAATTGATCGTGACTCTTTCGGTTTAAGTTGTCATCGATGGCTTCATATTCAAAACACAAGTCGTCGATCATTGCAATTCAATTCTTCTTTAACTCAATACACTAGGTCCACAGTATCACAAAGAAGACCTAACATAAGTTCATTCAATGTCTGTAAGTTGCTCACTCGTTTCCAACAACTTAGTTCCTTATCCCTTTCAGGTTGTTCTGAGTTACCTGACTCAAGCTTATCCCAACTGCAGTTCTTCGGTTCTAACTTGCAAATCCTAAATTTAGACTGTTGTTTTAGGATTTCAGATACTGGGTTCTGTTTAATAGCTACAGGATGTCCCAATTTGAAATCAATTGGACTTTACAGATGTAATATCACCGATATTGGTTTGATCGCGGTAGTTAAATCTTGTTCATCCTTACAAAGAATTAACCTATCATACTGCACAAGTATTTCGGATCAAGGAATTGGGTTTCTCTCCCAAGAATGTCGTCAACTTCGTTCTGTCTCGATCTCACATTGCAGATCGGTAACTGGTACTGGTTTTATTGGGTGTTCTGAAACACTAATTCATGTTGAAGCTGATTCATGTAAGCTTGAACCAGATGGGATATCAGGACTTGTTAGTGCAGGCGGACTCGAGCATCTGAATCTATCAGATTTATCTTGGTGTATTCATGGGGATGGATTGGCCAGAATTGGACAAGGATCAGCTGTGAATCTTCGAGTTCTTAATCTGCGGATGTGTAGAAATGCTACTGATGAAGCAATTATGATGATTTCTAAAGGATGTCCAATATTACAAGAATGGAGCCTTGCATTCTGTCATGGGATCACACTTACTGGATGGGTGACTATAGGTTCAAATTGCCATAACCTGGAGGTACTTCATGTGAACCGATGCCGTAATCTTTGTGACCGTGGATTGCAGGCTTTGCGTGACGGGTGCAAATGTCGTTCGAGATTACACATGAATCATTGTGGTCTTGTTAGCCAGTTGGCAATAGAGTCGTTCAAATGCAGACGAGGCAGTGTGGATATCAGGGAAGAAGAACTAGTTTACATTTTTGGTTTTCCCCAGTTAAACTTCACTTAA
- the LOC113344816 gene encoding troponin T, cardiac muscle-like: MPSAIGEIRGDLKDAQDCIKKDVHNCEEKIRNKIEQKKRACEERRAERLMVFTTGISEDLVATQKDAEETEKTTTDGEKNREMTPEKGSQAEIKQNGKAKKGKTAEESEVTKNGKETPAIKEKRTPRGGAKKNTNKRKKVSIQEAEEIVELHDSLGKKGNAYEEEEMKRLRKVLYEERRKKEDLVRERIRLERQNEKFFIKNNHLKRKQAEGNAQRGKYAPEKALAMEGHREYRRENKGRREQNEREDLKRAIVNSRRKFREREYLMHQSTMAGGKRSNIPVTKKTTGLQPEMMNKCAKNEPCMPEIAALFSLK, translated from the coding sequence ATGCCGAGTGCAATTGGTGAAATAAGGGGAGATCTTAAGGACGCACAAGATTGTATTAAAAAGGATGTCCATAACTGTGAGgagaaaataaggaataaaatagaacaaaaaaagaGGGCATGCGAAGAAAGAAGAGCGGAGAGGTTGATGGTATTCACAACAGGGATAAGTGAAGATCTAGTTGCAACGCAGAAAGACGCAGAAGAGACGGAGAAAACAACGACGGACGGCGAGAAGAACCGCGAGATGACTCCAGAAAAAGGAAGCCAAGCCGAAATAAAGCAAAACGGAAAGGCGAAGAAGGGAAAAACGGCCGAAGAAAGCGAGGTGACAAAAAATGGGAAAGAAACCCCCGCCATCAAGGAAAAACGAACCCCGCGAGGAGGAGCAAAAAAAAACACTAATAAGCGCAAGAAAGTGTCGATACAAGAAGCTGAGGAGATCGTTGAACTACATGATTCTCTAGGTAAGAAAGGAAATGCttacgaagaagaagagatgaaacgattaaGGAAAGTACTGTatgaagaaagacgaaagaaggAAGATTTGGTGAGGGAGCGTATAAGGTTGGAAAGGCAAaatgagaaattttttattaaGAACAATCATCTAAAAAGGAAGCAAGCGGAAGGTAATGCACAAAGAGGAAAATATGCTCCAGAAAAGGCATTAGCAATGGAAGGACATCGCGAATACCGGCGAGAAAACAAGGGACGACGAGAACAAAATGAACGGGAAGATCTAAAAAGAGCAATAGTGAATAGCAGGAGGAAATTCAGAGAAAGAGAGTATCTAATGCATCAATCGACGATGGCCGGTGGGAAAAGGAGCAATATCCCGGTGACAAAAAAGACGACCGGACTACAACCAGAAATGATGAACAAATGCGCGAAAAACGAACCGTGCATGCCGGAAATAGCGGCACTGTTCTCGTTAAAGTAA